A part of Bacteroidia bacterium genomic DNA contains:
- a CDS encoding adenylate/guanylate cyclase domain-containing protein, with product MEEEAIFELHISKRGIPMRILLQGLFTGVAFGLSFGLLDILLDKKILKETAYWLVILIRTFFHIVLTLLIILHSILVTHLMFDGGLDTTFIGLLQESMLSKTAIVLLIYTGVVSIIFNLIRQINAMFGPGILYNIISGKYHRPKEESRIFMFLDLKSSTTYAERLGHILYSELIQDCFYDLTDTIHKHNVEVYQYVGDEAVLTWTVEDGLKNANCLRAFFSFEKSIQSRAEYYFNKYDLVPAFKAGVNIGLVMVAEVGVIKKEIAYHSDVLNTAARIQGCCNLYGKYLLISEHLYNHIHNLSQFQFEEIGKVQLKGKKEEVIIFSVDQISSIEHPYEFSE from the coding sequence GTGGAGGAAGAAGCCATATTTGAACTGCATATTTCCAAGCGGGGCATCCCGATGCGAATCCTCCTTCAGGGATTATTTACAGGTGTGGCTTTTGGCTTATCATTTGGCTTACTGGATATCCTTCTCGATAAAAAAATCCTAAAGGAAACAGCCTACTGGCTGGTCATACTGATCCGGACATTCTTCCATATTGTTCTTACCCTGCTGATCATTTTACATTCTATCCTGGTTACCCATCTAATGTTTGATGGTGGCCTCGACACTACATTTATAGGATTGCTGCAGGAGAGTATGCTTTCAAAAACAGCCATTGTTCTGCTGATTTACACTGGTGTTGTGAGTATTATCTTTAACCTGATCAGGCAAATCAATGCAATGTTTGGCCCCGGCATCCTGTACAATATCATCAGTGGAAAATATCACCGCCCCAAAGAGGAGTCCCGTATTTTTATGTTCCTTGATCTGAAATCATCGACTACCTACGCCGAGCGGCTTGGGCATATTTTATACAGTGAGCTGATTCAGGATTGTTTTTATGATCTGACTGACACCATTCACAAACACAATGTCGAAGTCTATCAGTATGTCGGCGATGAAGCAGTACTTACCTGGACAGTGGAAGATGGCCTTAAGAATGCCAACTGTCTGCGAGCTTTTTTCTCCTTTGAAAAAAGCATCCAAAGCCGGGCTGAGTATTATTTCAATAAGTATGACCTTGTGCCTGCGTTTAAGGCTGGTGTAAATATCGGATTGGTCATGGTGGCAGAAGTCGGGGTGATAAAAAAAGAAATTGCCTATCACAGCGATGTGCTCAATACCGCTGCAAGGATTCAGGGATGCTGCAACCTCTACGGCAAATATCTCCTGATTTCAGAGCATCTTTACAATCATATTCACAACCTTTCGCAGTTCCAGTTTGAAGAAATTGGAAAGGTCCAGTTGAAAGGAAAAAAGGAGGAAGTCATCATTTTCAGTGTAGATCAGATAAGCAGTATTGAACATCCATACGAATTCAGTGAATAA
- a CDS encoding ATP-binding protein, whose product MPEINDIAEFLFRELPAPASTPPYSISVIEKMVSERQRVLGMGNLAIYYEFILQTPSEQNLLLRNVLVDVNQALLHKDRLLKGINHATMSLLVQEDYQAAVTDALRAIMEATETSRVYLFENIYESQTNTLRTSQRFEITANFILPQIDNPELQDATFTEEGFVRWRDLLSNGHTVKGLVKDFPDSERAILEPQDIVSILVVPIFVDKFFWGFIGFDDCLTERIWTQTEENLLMSVANSIGNYISRKKAEKKLAESWAKLEQRVIERTEQLESSNKELESFAYSISHDLRAPLRHLNGYSQLLQKKAGKILEGANLESLAYISAAAQKMSRQIDDLLAYSRINKKEIVLRHVQMTPLIKNIFRVLVEQEQHRVIHFDVENLPDAYADEMLIEQAFMNLISNAIKYTSKEKEAQIAVKGSMRENDTLFSISDNGVGFNMEYEDRMYGVFRRLHGEDDFEGTGIGLANVKRIITRHKGKVWATGKVGEGATFYVSLPNAENLS is encoded by the coding sequence ATGCCGGAAATAAATGACATTGCAGAATTTCTCTTTCGGGAGTTACCGGCACCGGCATCTACTCCCCCTTACTCCATATCCGTTATCGAAAAAATGGTCTCAGAGCGGCAACGGGTATTAGGCATGGGCAATTTGGCCATTTATTACGAATTTATTCTCCAAACGCCTTCAGAGCAAAACCTTTTGCTACGAAATGTTCTCGTCGATGTCAATCAGGCACTCCTGCACAAAGACAGGCTGCTGAAAGGTATCAATCATGCTACCATGAGCCTATTGGTACAAGAGGATTATCAGGCGGCCGTAACCGACGCTTTACGCGCCATCATGGAAGCGACGGAAACAAGCAGAGTGTATCTGTTTGAAAACATATATGAATCTCAAACAAATACCCTGCGTACCAGTCAACGTTTTGAAATTACCGCCAATTTTATTCTTCCACAAATTGACAATCCAGAACTTCAAGACGCAACTTTTACGGAAGAAGGATTTGTCCGTTGGAGGGATTTGTTAAGCAACGGGCATACGGTAAAAGGCCTGGTGAAGGACTTTCCTGATTCAGAAAGAGCCATACTTGAACCTCAGGATATTGTTTCCATTTTGGTTGTACCAATATTTGTCGACAAGTTTTTCTGGGGTTTCATTGGCTTTGATGACTGCCTTACCGAGAGAATATGGACGCAGACCGAAGAAAATTTACTCATGAGCGTAGCCAACTCAATTGGCAATTATATCTCACGGAAAAAAGCCGAAAAAAAACTGGCCGAAAGCTGGGCAAAACTGGAGCAAAGAGTGATCGAGCGAACGGAGCAATTGGAAAGCTCCAATAAAGAGTTGGAAAGTTTTGCATATTCTATCTCCCATGACCTCCGCGCCCCGCTACGTCATCTCAACGGATATTCACAACTCCTTCAAAAAAAAGCCGGGAAGATTCTCGAAGGCGCAAACCTCGAATCGCTGGCCTATATATCTGCTGCTGCTCAAAAAATGAGCCGTCAGATAGACGATTTACTCGCTTATTCCCGCATCAATAAAAAAGAGATCGTCCTGCGCCATGTACAAATGACGCCATTAATTAAAAATATCTTCAGGGTTTTAGTGGAACAGGAACAACACCGGGTCATTCATTTCGATGTGGAAAATCTTCCTGATGCTTATGCAGATGAAATGCTTATCGAACAGGCATTTATGAACCTGATATCCAATGCTATAAAATATACCAGCAAAGAAAAAGAAGCGCAAATTGCTGTAAAAGGTTCTATGCGGGAAAATGATACACTCTTTAGCATCAGCGATAACGGCGTAGGATTTAATATGGAGTATGAGGACAGGATGTATGGCGTTTTTCGGCGTTTACATGGAGAAGATGACTTTGAAGGAACGGGAATTGGTCTGGCAAACGTGAAACGAATCATTACCCGGCACAAGGGAAAAGTATGGGCGACAGGAAAAGTAGGCGAAGGCGCAACTTTTTACGTCAGCCTGCCCAATGCGGAAAACCTTTCCTGA